Genomic window (Alligator mississippiensis isolate rAllMis1 chromosome 7, rAllMis1, whole genome shotgun sequence):
TGATGTCCTTTGATAGGTATGTGGCCATCTGCCACCCTTTGTCCTACACCACCATCATGAATGAGCGTGTCTGCAGACTCCTAGTGCTGAGTTCCTGTGCAAGTAGCTTTTTGCTACTCATTGGACCATTACTTGCATTATTCCAACTGCCCTTCTGCAGCCAAAATATCATTAACCACTTCTTCTGTGACAGCGCACCCCTGATTAAACTTGCCTGTGCAAACACCAGGCTTCTGGAACTGGTAAGTTCCACAGCAGCTACTTTTTCTCTCCTGAGCACTCTTACGATTACAATCCTGTCCTATGCCAGAATTATCTCCACTGTCCTGAACATCCCTTCTGCTTCTGGGAGGCAGAAAGCCTTTTCCACCTGCATATCACATCTCACCGTTGTCTCCATCACCTATAGCAGCTGCATCTTCATGTACATCAAACCCATGGGTAGCAGTGGGCTGGACCTCAGCAAGGGGGTATCCATTCTCAATACAGTGGTGTCGCCTTTGCTAAACCCTTTCAtttacagcctgaggaacaaacAGGTTCAGGAGGCTTTGAGGCAGGCTTTTGCCCAGAGGACAGTTTTTTTCAAAAAGACCCAAAGTATAACAGCATGAAACAATGGAGGCAATTTGATGAATATAACAATAATGGCTATAATCACTGTGTACTGATGGTTTTCTAAGCAAAATAATGGTAGATATTCTGTTCCAAGTCTCCTATTCcacttttgtgtgtttgtttttgcttgtttCCACTATCTGTGTCATCAATTGGAAACCATTCCATCCATAGTCTTCCTTACCGTCCGTACCGTTGTCTTCCTGACTatgtacatttctttttttttttaactctctctcctctctccctgacTATGTTTCACTGTGAATTTTAACTGGATATATATGACACCCCCCGGCTTCAAAATGATTCTTTTGTGTATAAATGTATTCTTAATTCCCTTCATCTCTATGTGATATCAAGTTAAGAAGTGGATAGTTTTGGTATCAACTTCAAGATGCTGAGAAGTAGATGGGGTTGGTGGGCCCAGCATGGGGTGTGGCTGCAATTACAAGCATGTTCTATGTCTTTCTTCTGACCTGTTCTCCTTCACATGGGAAATGAGATTCGGAAAACGGTCATAGGGGTTCTTGAATCGTTCACAATATTTTCTCCTTACCCAAGTGTGTGACTGAAGGTGTTGGATTACAACCAACAAGAAAGGGGCAAAGTACATAAAAGAGCTAACATTCACTTTTGTCTCCACTATAACTGCAGGAATCTGTCACAAAGAGACTTGATAAAACATATTGCAACGgttgtgctttttttttcaaaaggctgGATCCATgtggctctctctttctcttataACTAATTTACCAGAGGGATATTTCTTTATTATTTGACATGAATCTATTATGCGCTGGTCCTTTCCCAAACAGGAAAAGGGAGATTGAAGAACATGTGTCAAAATATGAGCTTAAGAACATTTGCAAAATTATCATTGTGGGTATAATATACCCAAATAATACTATTTAAATCTTACTTAAAGTTAGAAAAGAGCAAAGTATTATTTTAAGCTGGGGGAAAATATAAATTCAGAGGAACTGAAAATATGATTACTATTATATTATGAATGAGGTTGAAAACAATGGATTacttgagaaaaaaaagaaaaagatgaaaaaacATAGATAAAGTTAAAATACTGTATTTGAGGGTGTtacaaaatggaaatggaaagagattttatttatacatattaaaataaacttttattttaagtTGCCTTGTTATGCTTGAAAATTGAACTATacttaaagaaaatgaaagttaGTTTTAGAAAGTcaataaatacaagtaaatagaaagcacaaatataaaaatgtaaaatttgtCTCCCCCCTTTCATGTTGGGGAGGTGGGGTTGGTCCATAAGGATGAAAATACATACGCTCACATAcaccacacacacaagcacacacacagcttcttcATATATAGCACGCAAGGCCTGCAATGGATTTCATTTATTCTCAACATTTCATTGATTAGGTTTCTTTCCTGACAGTTTGTTTCAGTGTGATCAAGGAAAATACCTTCCTTTCCTTTATCCTCCCAGATTCACAGATCAACGCTTCTTCCTATGTTACCTTGAACTGTTATCCACAAAATCTGCCATTATTAAGCTTCTTATGGGGCATGAAAACCTAAGAATTCCCATATTGGGTCTGACCAGTAGGTCATCTAGCCCAGTTTCCTGGACCCTTGTCCTGTTTTCTCTGAACTCAGTGGGCTCAGCTCTCACACTCATTGTTACCCACACCCACAGTAATGGTCACTGCTGCTTTCCAAGATAAGGCATGGTCAGGGGCAGAGCATGGTGCACCATAGGATATTTAGACCCCTGGCAAGGGGGTCTAGGTCTGTAGAAGAGCACGGTGTGCAGGAATACAGAGGTCCCACCTTCAGGAATTCCTTCGCCCACCCCTCATGAAATATGTGATGTGTTGAATGTGCACAGGTGAATCTAAGGTTACTTGCTGTTATATCTACTAAAGGCCATTAATGCACAGTTTTACTTTGTATTTATTATATATTCTATGTCAGTGTGGCAGCACTCTTTTttgcactgttggcagtgggctTTATTTCTGAATGCCTTTAGACAAACACAAcccctctttcctcctccagcctcctccccagggtTGCTGACCCTGAAGCTGAAATTAAAGCTTTCTTTTAGGGATCTGTTAGGGATCTGTTGACTGGTTTCAGCCTCTGGTTCCAGACAACAAGGGACACCTGCAAGGCAGGCAGAAAACAGAAACACCGGGAATCCCACCTCCACTGCTGTCTCTATCTGATCCATTGCATGGGAAGACCCAGGAATGTTTCTGCCCGCTCCAGCCAGGGGCTGTAGGCAGTGGCTACACAGCGCGCTGAGTCCGCACTCCCTTCCACTCCACTGCATTTCCCCATCATCTCTCCCCACCAGAGGTCAGTTTCCTCTGACCTCAGTGGGCTCAGCTCTCTCACTCACTGTTACCCACACCCAAAGTAATGTTCGCTGTTGCTTCCCAACGTAAGGCTTGGTCAGGAGCAGATCATGGTGCATCATGGGATATTTAGTCCCATGGCAGGAGGTCTAAGTCTGTAGAAGACAATGGGTGTGTAGGAACACAGAGTAAGCACCTTCAGGaactccttcctcccacccccatgagATGTGAATGTATTGAATGTGCACATGTGAATTGGAAGTTACTTTCTGTGGAATCTGCTGCTGGCAATGAAGGCACAGGTTTACACCATGTTTACTATATATTCTGTGCttgccagcctggcagcactctTTCCCATACCTCTGGCAATAGGGTTTATCTCTGAATGCCTTTACACAAGtacttttcattcattcatttcaagacttttcattccatgcaggaagagcacacaccaactgctgaaacttccttagcctgatgaagggtttttgaacctgaaagcttgcttaataactattctccaactatttggg
Coding sequences:
- the LOC132251534 gene encoding olfactory receptor 6E1-like produces the protein MENQTVVRNFVLLGFTEVWHLKTLIFVILLLTYIFTIIGNIVIITITLLDHRLQTPMYYFLRNFSLLEIGFTSTVIPKALFNLASGNRTISVAGCFVQAFLYFVLGTIELLLLAVMSFDRYVAICHPLSYTTIMNERVCRLLVLSSCASSFLLLIGPLLALFQLPFCSQNIINHFFCDSAPLIKLACANTRLLELVSSTAATFSLLSTLTITILSYARIISTVLNIPSASGRQKAFSTCISHLTVVSITYSSCIFMYIKPMGSSGLDLSKGVSILNTVVSPLLNPFIYSLRNKQVQEALRQAFAQRTVFFKKTQSITA